ACATACAATAACCTTCTTCTGCCATCCAGCGTTTAATAATTACAGAGACCGGAGTTGCATTTGGTTTTCAGCATCAGAGAGGACTGGTGTGGTGCACTCTCCTTTCTTTTCCAGCTGTGCCCACTGCACAGTGAAATAATATTCATCACTGGTATCTTTCTTTGTCTGTACACTACTGGTCAGTAGAAAGcccactgtgcaaaagtcacaTCAATTGCAGACAGCAGATTATCATAAAAGTGAAACAGTCTTCTGTTAACAGGTATGAGTCCAATTATCTGAGCACTTGCAGAGGGAGAATAGGAAATGTGTACTCAGTAAATCATAATTGCAAATTAGGCTGCAAAGGTGGTTGAATAAATGTCAATTATCTTCTTTTGTGATATGCTAATTTGCATTTTTGGCAATCAGGCCTTTGAAATGATAACATCGAAAAGAGCTTCAAAGAATCTGACTCACCACAAAATGGAGTGGCGTTAGcacaaatgaacaaacaaacaacagagacacaaaaacaacctgtcacaaaaacatttttttaataatctaGATTTCGAAAACcaattctctgttttttttcttttttcatttttttcaatatttcagTTAGACTGTAAGGTTTCGTCTGTGTGCAAGAGTATTTTTAATGTCTATTGGTGCATtgttcatttcagttcagttcagttttatagcaccaaatcacaacagttgccccaaggtgttttatattgtaaagtaaagaagctaaaataaaacagagaaaaccccaacagtcaaatgaacccctatgagcaagcacttcatgacagtgggaaggaaaaactgtcaTTTAACAggagaaacctctggcagaaccaggctcagggaggggcggccatgtGCTGCAACCAGCTAGGAGAGGGAAACAAGACAAAagccacactgtggaagagagccaatAATGCTTAAATGCAGAATGCATGCATGGGACGTCCCCAGCATCCTAGGCCTAGGTCACCTGATCGAGCCCTAACTATatagtagagagggtgtctctctcctgaatccaaactgggagctggttccacagaagaggggcctgaaagctgaaggctctgcctcccattctacttttaaatactcaaggaaccacaagtaagcctgcagtctaaTGGGGTGATACAGTACTATGAgctctttaagataagatgggaccTGATCATTCAAGACCTTCTATGTAAGGAAAAGGATTTTCAAATTTGATTCTGGGTTTAACAGGAAAACAGTGAAATAAGCCAGGATGgggaaaaatgaaaactaaataattaaaataaagaaaaatactctctctctttctagtccctgtgaATCCTGTCCTGCAGCATTTTAGATCAGCTGAATACTTAGTTTTTAGGAaaacctgataataatgaattgcagtagtcaagcctagaagtaataagtAGTTTTTAGTCCATGCATTTATGGAACAGACTAGCAGccataaaaaaaatccccttcATAAGTGAAAAACCCCCACTTGTTAGCTTGTTTTGCAACATGTAGCCCAAAATATGACTCACTACTGAGGTTATACTTATAGCTGCAGGTATTATTTACAGTATAAATAATTTAACAGCCTCTAAAATAAATTTTGCATTAATgtataatatattaagtatttaCCTTTTGATGACTACATTTGACATGTCCGcttacataaaaaaataacctgcaacaacaaacaaacataacaaaTGTATCTTTAAATATTCACGTTTGTTTTCTGCTGCTTGCATTTCATTCAAACTGTAAAGGGAACCTGGAATCCAGTGCCACTCCTAATCCTCCGTGTGTTTAGTTTGACGCAGACAGCTATGACATCTGTCATGTCATTGCTAAGAGAACAGTTAAAGATCTGGCTGACTTCCTCTACAGCGGAAATATAAGAtaagaacaaataaataaataaataaaagcttatGCAATTTAAATGAATCCAGTAGTGTACAGCTCTATGGTTATAATCTCACAACTCAACCCTTTCATCATTTATGAAAAAGGAATCTTCAGTTTTATTGTTCTACTGAACAACATAGTTGCACAACTGGGATTAAGAAGACAACAGCACCCTCTGTTGGTAGTTAGTATAACTTGTTCAGCTGaagtttttaaaagtataaatcAATATAAGTGTGTatgaattatttaaatgtgcGAGTTACAACACAGGGTCCATATTGTTGTGTTTAAGAAACTTTAATTAGTATGTGGCTctctgtatgtgcatgtgtttgtgtcctTTAGACCAGATGCAGGGCACTGTCACACTGAGAAACATCAGCACCACCACCTCAGGACTCTACCAGTGCACCTCCAGCAATGCTATCGGAAAGAGCACTTGTCTGCTGAACCTGCAGGTTGTTGCACGTAAGTATACTCAAACATCACAGGCACAGGTAAGGTGACACGCGTCTGTTTGTTTAAGGCTGCGCATAAAAAGATGGAAAGGCTGCTACTGGCAGAGCAGAAGTCTTCTCGGTGACTGACAGCCGTCAAACACAGacataagcaaacaaacaaatgtgacAAAATCCAGCCAAACAAAGGGCACAGTCAGAGCTGCTTGCACACGGCAGCACTTGACATCTGACaccaggaaagaaaaacagaggtgaTAAAAGTGACAGGGTCGGGCAGTTTTGATAGCTTGACAGAAAGGACTGTaacatgttgttttcttttggtcATCTGACAGTGTGTGACAGGCCGGGCCTCTGTATCAGAGTGCTGAGTCTGCCACACATGCCAGACTTGTGATTTGCTGACACAATACAGACGTAAAGGCTCGTGaatgagattttattttattttttttattaaaaacaatttgaATCATTAATTCTGACAAAGAGATTGTTTTTACAAAGCCATATATTAAATAAAAGGCATGATGTATATGTTTAACATGGATTGTCCCAAACTCTTTTTGACAAAGTTAGTCAGACGTTAGATTTGaaagtattttctttctttatttattttggcaAGTACGTCTGTTGTGTAAAGTTGTGTCAGCTGGGTGCTGAAAATTGTTATTTGGCACAGAAAAGGTCAGTTTAGTACATCTGGGGCTCTTTCATTAAAGCAAGATAAAGTTTTCAATATTCAAAAATGGGTtgttttttataatttatttatttatttattttttggacgaTTTGGAAGCTGCCAGCCTCAGTGAGCAATTGGCTGATGTCGGAGGATAATCAGCTGTTCTAGTTTCTTATGGGGCTTTCAGCATATAAAAGCTGCACTGTGTGCTCAGTCAGTTAATATCAAGTGTGGATCACACCTTATTTTCTGTCTTATTGTAGTGACACCTTATATTATTCTGAAAGACCTGACATACAGATCTAGTGATGTATTTTCGGAGctatattaaacaaatacatttcttGATTCTCTTCTCTGTGTGTAAGGAAATGAAATCTGTTTACTAGataatttttttaagtgtagTTTTGGCCAACCCATCCAGCTCTCTTGTCATTTTCAAACGTCGTCCtcttgtctgtctgtcctgcagccCAGCCTCAGAGTGTAGGTCTGATAGCAGGAACCATTGCCACAGGAGTCCTGGCAGTCGTCATCTGTTCCCTGTTAGTGGTGGTCACGCTCTTCTATTGGAAGAACAAGAACAGATATGATGAGGAGGAGATCCCCAATGAGATCAGGTTTGGCTTTGATTGCTGTTTTTCCATcgttcttttattctttttcattattttgtggCTGGTGTGAAAGTGCATCTGCAAGCTTGTACGCTCACCACGTTTATTCAGTATGTCTGTAACCTGTAACGCAGCGGCCCTGGCACACCGAACTTTTATGTTCTGTGTTAAAAAGGTGATAATTCTGCTTAAttattattgattattattGAGGCCACACTTTGCAGGGTGCTTGTATTAGATAAcattacatttgaaagtgttgAAAGTGCCCCCTAAATTCACTGTGTGCTTATGCAATGAACAAAATATTTGGAAGATTTTTCGGTGAAATGCAGTTCAGTAGACCACCATCACAACACACAATGGAATCAGTCAACAAAAGCAAGGCTTTACGGCAGACTGTTGGATGGTAGTAGATTGCACTATGCTTGATCAAGTGGCTTATGGGTGtagtttatgtatttatttagactgaatacatttatatttacagaTAAGCTTTTATTTGTCCAGTGACTGATGTGTAGGAGCCATAAAGAATGCCTTGACCTTATACGGTGTTAAGGCTATTAGGATGCAGGGGCGTttccaggattttttttaatgaagggGCACAGAGGGAACCAAGAGCCTAGGTGGCAGGAAATCAGAAAAATATTTCAACTtcctatataaaaatatattatatagaACTTTTCATAATCGTAtatgttatattatttaaacattatttGTTGCTATATGTAATTTTACTGCCAAATAAGCAACTAAAGATTTCAAATAAGTGGTGTTGTGGTGTAAAGTGCAATGTCTGGTTCCAAAAATAAAGTGGAGCAGAAGTAGAAAATAGCATAACATAGAAATACTGCTTATAAATAAAGTATAAGTAGTATTCAGTATCCATACTGTCTGTTACTGTCTGAAAGAACTATTTAACAGTCCAgcttttcttcattttgtgcagtttttgtattttgtcatCAAAGCgttttgtgtgtttctcaaAATTAAGCAGTTCTTTAGTCGGTCTTTCCACAACATTGCTTATACTTAATATAGAGTTTCTGTTGAAGTTAAGCAGGGTTTGTTTACTGAGTTAATCACATACTTAGTGTTTCAGAAGGTTCCAGGGTGACATTTATAGCCTGTCTgatgtattttaaaaatcaaaaacatgcAGCGTTGGCTTTGTGCTTCCTGTTGTAGAATATTAAGTGTGTCAGCACTGAAAGCTCTGAAAACTACACCAGTAATTGGCTTAAATGTTGTTCCTAATTACAGGCTAGTTTGTCTTTTAAAACCTCTGTCAGTTGTTTACCTTAGCTGCAAATTTGCCACTAAATTACTCCAGGACTCATTTGGAGGATAAATTAGGATACTTTCAGATATCTGTAGCTTTGACTAACTGAGATAGCAATAAAATTCTCAGTCCACCCTTACACTTCTGCTTTTCCTCAacagaaaatcacaaagaataCATTTGATCTCATATGCCTCAGGAGCTTAACTCCATTAATAATACCTCATGAAAATAGGAAAACACTGAAAGGCAGGAAGTTTTTGTCGGCTTCATTTGAAATACCtttgaatacatttaaaatgattttatcatagttttgacattttttgttgCTTTACTCGCACACGGCTTCACAGTGGTTATCACATTATATTTAATAGGCTCCACGAAGATCAGAGTGCACACATGAATACATAAGCACCTTGTAAATTCTTACTAGAACTTTTGCTGCACTGTGAAGCTGAATTAATCTTTTATGgaaatttgtgctaaatatttGAAGCTTGAACTAATTTGCCTTCACTTCTTGTATTACTGACATCTTTACAAAGAGCAGTATTTGTGATCTTTTGCTTTGCTATAATTGCACAggattaacaaaataaatatcatAAAATTTTGTATATTGAAAAACAGTTTTCTAATGTTTTTCCCTGTGTAAACCATAAACGTTGGTACAGGCAGTTATTGTAATCTGCATGTAAAGCTGTGCATGTCTAACTGTGCTCTCTTTCAAATGTCTCCTCAACAGAGAGGATGACCTTCCTCCTAAGAGGTCATCATCAGTAAAGGCTTTCCATGCCGACGCGTCCTCCTCAGAGAATGACACGCTCACGTCTACCAACACGTACAACAGTCGTTACTGGCACAACCCCAAACCCAACTATGACACCAACTCCTACACGCGCTACAATGGAGACGCTCGCCAGACCTACTCTGCCGCTGCTCACGGCACGCACGGACATGGCCCAGGCCAAGGCCAGAACGCAGCACAAGGCCACGGCGCAGCAGTGACAGCGCCAGGCTCAACCCCGCTCTCCCGCCACGCCCCGCCCACGACAGCAACGACATCGTTTGCCAACGGCAGCCACACCCTCCCGCCACCGAAGACTCTGGTGGTCACCACAAACTCTGCCCCCTCCCCTCCCAACATGGTGCGCAGCAACGGTACTGTGAGTCTCAAACCGGTGGTGACGTCCGCACATGggcaacacacacactcctacGCCGTGAGCCAGGCCACTCTGGAGCGGATGGGGGCGGTGCCAGTCATGGTGCCTGCCCAGAGCAGAGCGGGCTCACTTGTTTGAAATCAAATTTGAGGAACTTTTAGCTTTCAAAACGAGACTGAATGAGCGTTCGGTTGCAATGTTTGAAACCACCGATGAGAAGCAGACTAAATATGGGCTGAAGCAGCCCGCTGCCCTTTACAGCTGTGTCTTTCTGTATGTCTCGACCTTTTTATCTCCAAACAAACTGGGATTTTACAGTGCAGAGTTCATTTGATGCCAATTCCTTGATGGAccggtgttttttttcttttgtttgctttttctaGAGAAGCACTACGTGGTATCTGATCATCCCCTTAACTGGATGGATTTCATTGGTGGGTTCAGTAGGaactatttttaaaacaatctgGATGATTTCCCAAAGCTGGCGTGAAACATCCTACAGAACCTGGATTCCCAGGTGTTTTTCAGGGCTGGATCATTGTGATGattgatttcttttgtttgtttgtttgttttttaaagcaacGCACATCACAGTGTGTCCATACTGCATGGTCAGACAAAAGCAAGCTTGGATTCTTAAATAAATGCATGTGATCCCTGATTCAGAACATaacaagttagctttttttttttccatttgtttgttcgtttttcatttctgttgtaATTTTGGTTGAGGGTAATGATCGAGATGATGAGGATTATACAtgaaaatgtgaatgtttaaaGTCTGTTGGCAGTACCCCAAAGATGAAGGTGTGAATGAAATGATGGGGTTTCAAATGGCCTTAGAAGCTCGTAAAGGCGACTGGGTGTTACTGGGTGCAATACAAGGCATAACATACATTAAGTCACTGAATGAAAACtttttaattaagtttttgcaCTTTTCAGAACAGTTTTATATAACCCTAGCTGATTTTTGAATAATAGTCTTACTAACAATGTGCTTTTCCCATAAAATCTAAAGTTTATCACACATACAGAACAGTGGTAATATTTAAAGAAGGCCCCAGAGAAAAAATTGGTGCCACTTTCCCAACAGAAAGCTACTGTCCAACAGATGGAGATGGATCTTAGTGTTTGCTGTCCTTATTCTTGCTGTTGTCCTAGCCTGGTTCATGACACATCACTGCTGCTTTGACATGAAATAAGCTGACCGCTTATTTcataaatgattttttaaaaacacagagataaatatatatttaaagctgattttttttctccgtcaaaatattttttttaatgtacataTTGCAAAGTAGGCTAGATtgtaaatcaaagaaaatacaCATCTAGCACATATTTTACAACTCACATGTCTTAATTTGAAAACAGGTTTTTTCTGCTACATTGGTAACAAGCTAGGTTTCATAGACTGTGCTACTGGTTTCAGTGAAGGGTTTCCTCAGGAGATGTGGGGTAAATACAGTGTTTTAACACGGATGGCTATGTGTTTCATTACAGCTTATGATATGTGTGTTGTATAAGGTACTATATTTCTGACCCTCAATATTTGTATTCCAACCAAATTTCAACGTGTCCCCCCTTTCCAAATTTAGCcatattcatttctttttgtgCCTGAAGGCACAGTTTCTGATAAATCCTTCTAGCAACGATGCAATATTGGACACAGCCGCTTTTCAAGGTAAATGCAGTatttgaaaatgtgtgtgtgtgtgtgtgttggaaaaGTTAAAATGTGCTGTTTAGCATTTTAAAGTCTTACTAGACGAAACACTTAGAGAGCAAGTGTTCTGTAACAAATGCAATTGTGTCACTTGtgtcacaaaaaaaatgttttatatagATGACTTTACTCATTTAATCAGGGGTTGATGTTTATTTAGTTTAACTCTTCGTACAATTTGCCTACGTACTCTTTTTGGAAATAACAGGATTTCTGCACTGATTACTAAAAAATGTGacctgatttttttcttattcattAGATACACACTATCTGACTAAACCGATGACAAGTAAACAGATGTGCTCTTCAAGTCTTTAATAgaagtaagaaaaaaagttgTCTGTAGCTGAAAAAACCTCCATCCAACCATGACACTTCCTCCAACGTGCGTTCCAGCTGGGATGaggttttggtgtttttgtgcaGTGCCTTTTTCCTTCCAAACATACTTTGTGCGTTTTTTGACAAAGGTTCCAATTTTACTCATCAGTCCATGTACGGGCTCAGAACTTTTTCAAAGCTTTCAGTAGATTTTTTGAAAATTTAAAATCAAGCATTCtacttcttctccttcttcttcttgtatttttaattggCTGTCATGTTCTTCCATTAAAATCATTATAGTGAGAACTGAAGGTGTCTCACTgtcaaccttttttttcctactcttTCATGTCACTTCTTTCCGAAACTAAATTGTATTTATCCATAGCTATGACTTGGAAGTACACTCATACCACATTTGATGAGTAATCAGTTCAGAAATACTTGCACTTTTCAAAAGGTAActtaaagtcaatatttgaacatttttaaatgaaatactGATTTTCAGTACTCATTTTCAGACGAATCCCACCAGTATTTTGATAATGGGAGCAATAAATATTAGGTTATACAGGCCTAATATGTTATGATGTTAATGTCCTGACAGTTACGTGTGCTTCACCATAACCCAGAATGGCTTTTCTGACATTATAACGGCTGGTACTTTGGATCTCCATATTCTTCATTTATTCAGTATTCAGTTTACATTAATCAGTTACTCCAGTATCATAAACTGACTTGCTCATGTATGGTCTGACTACATGGatccatttctttctttgttttcctttgatgCTGTCTACAGTGCTGGAGAGCTACAGCACTTGAACACACTGATTTTAAATAGAGAAAGGCTAAACGAGGGCAGATGGTCAAAGATCAGTGATCGCATCCCCTCTTTTTtgtctgtcagtgttttcataaTAAAGTCTTTGTGAATATTTCACTCACAATCTCTTCCAGTGTCCCTGCCCTGAACACTATCTGAAAGCATTACTGAACTCTTATTCTAAGGCCTTTAGCTTTATTCCTAAAGAGAATGGAAAGTtccaaaagtaaaactaaatggagtttattttacttttcctCTGCCCTCTGTTTTCAAGAGATAAGGCGGAAAGAGAGCACAATCAGTAGAAATCTACTGAGGTTTTAACCCATATTTAACAAACATCTCATCTTCTGCTGATGGCTGGCAAGAATGATAAATAGACTGCATTTATATGGCGCTTTTCTGGTCTTAGTGACCATTAAAAGTGCTTAGTGTCAACAAGGTGGCAAATGGGTTGTGTATATAGATAAATGTGATATATTGCGAATAGTGAAACCAATCTGTAAAtatgtaaagaaaaagaaacacatctCATTCTGACTGTTGGGTTGAAATGAAATAGGAAAAATAACACTGGAGCTTGTAGTGAATAAATATTGTTAATACATCCTAGTTGGCATCCTGCtcattttgtgtatgtgtgcttgtgACATGATGCAAACTCCCTAACTGTATTTCAGTGAATACATGCACTGAAATGCACTGATACACTTTCAATTTCTTTTTAAGAAATGAAAAGTAAGCACTAATGGCGGAAGAAATTAGCATATTAGAAATGCAAATGTCCAGATGTAGCTTAAAGATGTACACAAGACATAGTTTGGTCCCCAGTAATACAGGTAAAATGTTCACAGTTTCCTTGGAAAGTTTTCTCTCAGACTCATAAATCAGGCCCTTGGTGGTGCTGCAGGCTGTAAAGACATCCATAAAAAGGGAGTAGTATAGAATAACAATATGAAAAATAACCATGTGTTAGTTTCTTCACACCCTCCTTGTTTCTATTTGAAATGACTTCACACTATTACACAATTTCACTTCAGACTTGAGCCaacctttatttctttatattttgctagaaaaaaaaggaaataggtTCAGGGATTTATTAAAAGGTCCAGACATACAtggatatataatatataaagcaaaaacagagtttctaGACTTCTAacgagcttgaaagtcagtatttggtatgagcgcct
The genomic region above belongs to Oreochromis aureus strain Israel breed Guangdong linkage group 14, ZZ_aureus, whole genome shotgun sequence and contains:
- the igsf11 gene encoding immunoglobulin superfamily member 11 — protein: MVKFHNSDLWIAWMVIFCMEGSRFDLHTGKVCVQALDVTMPQRSVQVARGQAAILPCSFTTSAALTNLNIIWMVTPLSNAHQPEQVIIYQGGRVFSLSNHLNGRVGFVATMPSTSASIFINNTQVSDTGTYQCLVNNLPDRGGRSIGVVGLTVLVPPSVPACRIQGTLDVGSDIILICKSEEGIPTPSYSWEKLDALPKLPHNAMQDQMQGTVTLRNISTTTSGLYQCTSSNAIGKSTCLLNLQVVAPQPQSVGLIAGTIATGVLAVVICSLLVVVTLFYWKNKNRYDEEEIPNEIREDDLPPKRSSSVKAFHADASSSENDTLTSTNTYNSRYWHNPKPNYDTNSYTRYNGDARQTYSAAAHGTHGHGPGQGQNAAQGHGAAVTAPGSTPLSRHAPPTTATTSFANGSHTLPPPKTLVVTTNSAPSPPNMVRSNGTVSLKPVVTSAHGQHTHSYAVSQATLERMGAVPVMVPAQSRAGSLV